One window from the genome of [Clostridium] celerecrescens 18A encodes:
- the mnmG gene encoding tRNA uridine-5-carboxymethylaminomethyl(34) synthesis enzyme MnmG, with the protein MQHLEEAYDVVIVGAGHAGCEAALACARLGLETIMFTVSVDSIALMPCNPNIGGSSKGHLVRELDALGGEMGKNIDKTFIQSKMLNQSKGPAVHSLRAQADKQEYSRSMRMTLENTDHLTIRQAEVSEIMVEDGTLTGVKTFSGAVYRCKAAILATGTYLKARCIYGDVSEYTGPNGLKAANHLTDSLKEHGIEMLRFKTGTPARVDKKSIDFSRMEEQLGDEKVVPFSFSTDKETLQKEQISCWLTYTNEKTHEIIRENLDRSPLYSGAIEGTGPRYCPSIEDKVVKFPDKDRHQVFVEPEGLYTNEMYLGGMSSSLPEDVQYAMYRTVPGLEKVKIVRNAYAIEYDCINSIQLKSTLETLPINGLYCGGQFNGSSGYEEAAVQGFMAGVNAAMKILGREQIVLDRSQAYIGVLIDDLVTKENHEPYRMMTSRAEYRLLLRQDNADIRLMGIGHDIGLISDEQYEKLLLKERMIEEEIRRLETTNIGASKEVQEFLEENGSTPLKTGTTLAELVRRPELDYIMLTKIDKNRTALSDDVIEQVNINIKYDGYIRRQRQQVIQYKKLENKKLDVEFEYSTVKGLRREAIQKLNLYKPMSIGQASRISGVSPADISVLLVFLEQLRYQKSLEKKE; encoded by the coding sequence ATGCAGCATTTAGAAGAGGCTTATGATGTCGTCATAGTCGGCGCAGGCCATGCCGGCTGTGAGGCGGCCCTTGCCTGTGCAAGGCTGGGCCTTGAGACAATTATGTTTACAGTCAGCGTGGACAGCATAGCGCTGATGCCATGTAACCCTAATATCGGCGGAAGCTCCAAAGGCCATCTGGTAAGGGAGCTTGATGCTTTAGGCGGTGAAATGGGTAAAAATATTGATAAAACGTTTATACAATCCAAAATGCTAAATCAGTCAAAAGGACCGGCAGTCCATTCCTTAAGGGCTCAGGCAGACAAACAGGAGTACTCCAGATCCATGAGAATGACCCTGGAAAATACGGATCATTTGACCATAAGGCAGGCGGAGGTTTCTGAAATAATGGTAGAGGATGGAACCCTCACAGGTGTCAAGACCTTTTCCGGGGCAGTATACCGCTGTAAAGCGGCCATACTGGCTACGGGAACCTATTTAAAAGCAAGGTGCATCTATGGCGATGTAAGCGAGTATACAGGCCCTAACGGCCTTAAGGCAGCCAATCATCTGACGGATTCCCTAAAGGAGCATGGAATCGAGATGCTGCGTTTTAAGACGGGTACACCTGCCAGAGTGGATAAGAAAAGCATTGATTTTTCCAGGATGGAAGAGCAGCTGGGAGATGAGAAAGTAGTGCCCTTTTCCTTTTCTACTGATAAGGAAACGTTACAAAAGGAACAGATATCCTGCTGGCTTACTTACACCAATGAAAAGACCCATGAGATCATTCGGGAAAATTTAGACCGTTCTCCTTTGTATTCAGGCGCCATCGAAGGCACTGGACCAAGATATTGCCCATCCATAGAGGATAAGGTAGTAAAATTCCCGGATAAGGACCGCCATCAGGTCTTTGTAGAGCCGGAGGGTCTTTATACTAATGAAATGTACTTAGGCGGCATGTCTAGTTCTCTGCCTGAGGATGTTCAGTATGCCATGTACCGGACAGTTCCTGGGTTAGAGAAGGTGAAAATCGTCAGAAATGCCTATGCCATTGAATATGACTGCATCAATTCCATACAGCTTAAATCAACCTTGGAAACTCTGCCAATCAACGGATTGTATTGCGGCGGACAGTTTAACGGAAGTTCCGGATATGAGGAAGCGGCAGTCCAGGGATTTATGGCCGGTGTAAATGCAGCCATGAAAATACTGGGGAGAGAGCAGATCGTGCTGGATCGCTCCCAGGCTTATATCGGGGTTCTGATTGACGATCTTGTTACAAAGGAAAATCATGAGCCGTACCGTATGATGACTTCAAGGGCAGAATACAGGCTGTTGCTGCGTCAGGACAATGCAGATATCCGTCTAATGGGAATTGGCCATGACATTGGGTTAATCAGTGATGAACAGTATGAGAAGCTGCTTTTAAAGGAACGGATGATTGAGGAAGAAATCAGGCGTTTGGAAACCACTAATATAGGAGCATCCAAAGAAGTACAGGAATTCCTTGAGGAAAACGGAAGTACTCCTTTAAAGACCGGTACAACCCTGGCTGAGCTGGTGAGACGACCTGAACTTGATTATATTATGTTAACTAAAATAGATAAGAACAGGACTGCTCTTTCTGACGATGTGATAGAACAGGTCAATATTAATATTAAATACGATGGATATATCCGCAGACAGAGACAGCAGGTAATTCAGTATAAAAAGCTGGAGAATAAAAAGCTGGATGTGGAATTTGAATATTCCACGGTTAAGGGGCTTCGAAGAGAGGCCATCCAGAAACTGAATCTATATAAGCCCATGTCCATTGGACAGGCATCCAGAATATCCGGTGTGTCTCCGGCAGATATATCTGTTTTGCTTGTTTTTCTGGAACAGCTTCGTTATCAGAAGAGCCTGGAAAAGAAAGAATGA
- the mnmE gene encoding tRNA uridine-5-carboxymethylaminomethyl(34) synthesis GTPase MnmE — MKMNTIAAIATAMSSSGIGIIRISGEESFQIIDRIFKGKGKNEKKLSEEPSHTIHYGYIFDGDEVIDEVLVLIMRGPRSFTAEDTVEIDCHGGVLVTKRILETVLKYGAIPAEPGEFTKRAFLNGRVDLSQAEAVIDVINAKNNYALKSSVSQLEGAVSKKIKDMRDKIIYHIAFIESALDDPEHISLDGYQERLLQAIRPLKEELNLLIRSADNGRVLSEGIETVILGKPNAGKSSLLNVLVGEERAIVTDIAGTTRDTLKEQIRLEDLSLNIIDTAGIRNTEDVVEKIGVEKARSAAKEADLIIYVVDGSCPLDENDKEILEFIEDRKAVVLLNKTDLIPVVTEDMLKKRTGHRVIPISAKERLGIGNLEDEIKAMFYQGEIDFNDQVYITNVRHKNALLEAHKSLSMVERSVEEEMPEDFYSIDLMDAYEQLGTILGESVGDDLVQEIFRKFCMGK; from the coding sequence ATGAAAATGAATACAATAGCGGCTATCGCCACAGCCATGTCCAGTTCCGGTATCGGGATTATCAGGATAAGCGGCGAAGAGTCATTTCAGATTATAGATCGGATTTTTAAAGGAAAAGGAAAAAACGAGAAGAAGCTTTCAGAGGAGCCGTCACATACCATCCATTACGGTTATATCTTTGATGGGGATGAGGTTATCGATGAAGTTCTGGTTCTGATTATGAGAGGGCCAAGAAGCTTTACGGCAGAGGATACGGTTGAGATAGACTGCCATGGAGGAGTTCTTGTAACGAAGAGAATATTAGAAACCGTGTTAAAGTACGGTGCCATACCTGCGGAGCCTGGGGAATTTACCAAGAGGGCATTTTTAAATGGCAGAGTGGATCTATCCCAGGCAGAGGCTGTAATTGATGTGATCAATGCGAAAAATAATTATGCTTTAAAGTCCTCTGTCAGCCAGTTGGAGGGGGCTGTTTCTAAGAAAATAAAGGATATGAGGGATAAAATTATTTATCATATTGCTTTTATAGAATCAGCGCTTGATGATCCGGAACACATTTCTCTGGATGGGTACCAGGAGCGTCTTTTGCAGGCAATCAGGCCATTAAAAGAGGAACTGAATCTTCTAATTAGGTCAGCCGATAATGGAAGGGTTCTGTCAGAAGGCATTGAGACTGTTATTTTAGGAAAGCCAAATGCAGGAAAGTCCTCTCTTTTAAATGTTTTGGTTGGAGAGGAGCGGGCAATTGTCACAGATATTGCAGGAACTACCAGGGATACATTAAAGGAGCAGATCAGGCTGGAGGACTTAAGCCTTAATATCATTGATACGGCAGGAATCCGGAATACGGAGGATGTGGTTGAAAAGATTGGTGTTGAGAAGGCTAGAAGTGCAGCCAAGGAAGCGGATCTGATCATTTATGTGGTGGATGGGTCCTGTCCTCTTGATGAAAATGATAAGGAGATTTTAGAGTTTATAGAAGACCGGAAGGCAGTGGTCCTTTTAAATAAGACGGATCTCATTCCTGTTGTTACAGAGGACATGCTTAAAAAGAGAACCGGACATCGGGTGATTCCCATTTCCGCAAAGGAACGTCTGGGGATCGGGAATCTGGAAGATGAGATAAAGGCAATGTTCTATCAGGGTGAGATTGATTTTAATGATCAGGTTTATATTACGAATGTAAGGCATAAGAATGCACTTTTGGAAGCGCATAAGAGTCTTTCTATGGTGGAGCGGAGCGTGGAAGAGGAAATGCCGGAGGATTTTTATTCCATTGATTTAATGGATGCTTATGAACAGTTGGGAACCATCCTGGGAGAGTCGGTGGGAGATGATCTGGTTCAGGAGATATTCCGTAAGTTCTGTATGGGTAAGTAA
- the coaW gene encoding type II pantothenate kinase: protein MKITIGIDLGGSTTKIVGFQNNKLKIPTFVKADNPIASLFGALGKFIYENNIQLNEIEKIMITGVGSAYVDQPLYGIPTYKVDEFTCNGLGGQYFTGLNDLIVVSMGTGTSLVQVNGDKIVHTGGIGIGGGTILGLSSLLLKTQDITQIMELASRGNISNIDLQIQDISKKPLPGLPLSATASNFGKVRNLVSDEDIAAGIINMVLQVIGKSAILSSLNSNINNFVMTGNLAKFPQCKGIFQSLETMFQVHFIIPDQAEYGTAIGAALTEERHMEMRQILYPSDNNPL, encoded by the coding sequence ATGAAAATTACAATTGGAATTGATCTTGGAGGAAGTACCACTAAAATTGTAGGATTTCAAAATAATAAATTAAAAATTCCTACTTTTGTTAAAGCTGATAACCCAATTGCATCTCTGTTTGGAGCACTTGGAAAATTCATCTATGAAAACAACATCCAGTTGAATGAAATTGAAAAGATTATGATCACAGGGGTTGGCAGCGCATACGTAGACCAGCCTTTATATGGAATTCCTACTTATAAGGTAGACGAGTTCACCTGCAACGGTCTGGGAGGACAATACTTTACGGGATTAAATGACTTAATCGTCGTGAGCATGGGAACAGGAACCTCTCTTGTCCAGGTAAACGGAGATAAAATTGTCCATACCGGAGGAATCGGAATTGGAGGCGGAACCATCCTCGGCCTTTCAAGCCTTCTTCTAAAAACCCAGGATATCACTCAGATCATGGAGCTGGCAAGCAGGGGAAATATAAGCAACATTGACCTACAGATACAGGATATCTCAAAAAAGCCCCTTCCAGGCCTTCCTCTTTCTGCCACAGCCTCTAATTTCGGCAAGGTACGCAACCTTGTATCAGACGAGGATATCGCTGCAGGAATCATTAATATGGTACTTCAGGTGATTGGAAAATCTGCTATTTTATCTTCCTTAAACAGCAACATCAACAATTTTGTCATGACTGGGAATCTTGCAAAATTCCCTCAGTGCAAAGGCATCTTTCAATCTCTTGAGACAATGTTCCAGGTCCATTTCATTATACCGGATCAGGCAGAATACGGTACCGCCATCGGAGCAGCCCTTACAGAGGAACGCCATATGGAAATGAGACAGATATTATATCCATCCGATAATAATCCTTTATAG
- a CDS encoding ParB/RepB/Spo0J family partition protein, with protein MAKRTGLGKGLGAIFGDEVMESAAEEQEKKNHPKPEQTNTKAEKEEAEIGKEMFLKLSSIEPNHNQPRMEFREESLMELAESMKEYGVLQPLLVQKKGDFYEIIAGERRWRAAKLAGLKEVPVVIREYTKQQSMEIALIENVQREDLNPIEEAKAYQKLMQEFGLKQEEIAARVAKNRVTITNSMRLLKLEKRVQDMLIQNQITGGHARALLAVDDPELQFQIAGRIVAENLSVREVEKLVKSISKKKEPKEKKEEDESIFLIFRELEDRMKTAMGTKVSINRKDSNKGRVEIEYYSEAELERIVELIESIR; from the coding sequence ATGGCAAAGAGAACGGGTTTAGGAAAAGGTCTTGGAGCAATTTTCGGAGATGAAGTAATGGAGTCTGCGGCAGAGGAACAGGAAAAGAAAAATCATCCAAAACCGGAGCAGACTAACACAAAAGCAGAAAAAGAGGAAGCGGAAATCGGAAAAGAGATGTTCCTTAAATTATCTTCCATTGAACCAAACCATAATCAGCCTAGAATGGAATTTCGGGAGGAATCCCTCATGGAATTGGCGGAATCCATGAAAGAGTATGGTGTTTTACAGCCGCTTTTAGTACAGAAAAAAGGGGATTTCTATGAAATCATCGCTGGTGAACGCAGATGGAGGGCAGCAAAACTGGCAGGTTTGAAAGAAGTACCTGTGGTAATACGGGAATATACGAAGCAGCAGTCAATGGAAATTGCATTGATTGAAAATGTTCAGAGAGAAGATCTAAATCCCATTGAGGAAGCTAAGGCTTATCAAAAGCTAATGCAGGAATTTGGATTAAAGCAGGAAGAGATCGCAGCGCGGGTGGCCAAAAACAGAGTAACAATAACCAACAGCATGCGTTTATTAAAGCTGGAGAAAAGAGTCCAGGATATGCTTATTCAAAACCAGATCACAGGTGGACATGCCAGGGCGCTTCTGGCTGTTGATGATCCAGAATTGCAATTTCAGATTGCAGGAAGAATCGTCGCTGAAAATCTCAGCGTCCGTGAGGTGGAAAAACTTGTTAAATCCATATCAAAGAAAAAGGAACCAAAAGAAAAAAAGGAAGAGGATGAGAGCATTTTCCTGATTTTCAGAGAACTGGAAGACCGGATGAAAACTGCTATGGGAACCAAGGTAAGCATCAATCGGAAAGACAGTAATAAAGGAAGAGTGGAAATAGAGTACTATTCTGAGGCAGAATTGGAAAGAATAGTAGAGTTGATAGAATCCATAAGATAA
- a CDS encoding alpha/beta fold hydrolase: MKTKNKLLTLLILSASTAVTTAVINKCIKYSATSKNILSDSKSLCYKWRFGNIHYTKTGTGKPLLLIHDLTACSSGYEWNQMVNHLKEEYTVYTLDLLGCGRSEKPDLTYTNYLYVQLISDFIKSEIGHRTNVIASGSSSPLAVMACNQSPELFNQIMLINPDSLLTCSQIPNKHGRVYKFILDLPILGTLLYHIATSKQAIMEEFSNNFCNPYSVNTSLVDAYYESAHLGDSPKSLYASVRCNYTKCNIVNALKKINHSIYIIGGYEMENINEMIREYQIYNPAIESSLVSNSKYLPQLENPSELYRAIQMFFV, from the coding sequence ATGAAAACAAAGAACAAATTATTGACCTTGCTTATTTTATCAGCCAGTACAGCTGTCACCACTGCTGTCATTAATAAATGTATTAAATATTCCGCCACCTCCAAAAACATATTATCTGATTCAAAATCCCTTTGCTATAAATGGCGCTTTGGCAATATTCATTATACTAAAACTGGAACAGGAAAGCCGCTCTTACTCATTCATGATCTAACGGCTTGTTCCAGCGGATATGAATGGAATCAGATGGTAAATCATTTAAAAGAAGAGTATACCGTATATACGTTAGATCTTCTTGGATGTGGACGCTCTGAAAAACCGGATCTGACTTATACCAATTATCTTTATGTTCAGTTGATCTCTGACTTTATCAAATCAGAAATTGGACATCGTACCAATGTCATTGCATCCGGCTCCTCCTCACCCCTTGCTGTTATGGCCTGTAATCAGTCGCCGGAATTATTTAATCAGATCATGTTGATTAATCCTGATTCCTTACTGACATGCAGCCAGATTCCAAACAAGCACGGAAGAGTTTATAAATTTATTTTGGACTTGCCTATATTAGGGACACTGCTCTATCACATTGCTACCAGCAAACAGGCAATTATGGAGGAATTTTCCAATAATTTTTGTAATCCTTATTCCGTTAATACCTCACTGGTTGATGCTTATTATGAATCAGCCCATCTGGGCGATTCTCCCAAATCCTTATATGCCAGTGTAAGATGTAATTATACTAAATGCAACATTGTTAATGCCTTAAAGAAAATCAATCATAGCATCTATATCATAGGGGGATATGAAATGGAAAATATCAACGAGATGATTCGGGAATATCAGATATATAATCCTGCCATTGAAAGTTCTCTGGTTAGTAACTCCAAATACCTTCCTCAATTAGAAAATCCATCTGAACTATATCGTGCCATTCAGATGTTCTTTGTATAA
- a CDS encoding ParA family protein, whose product MGRIIAIANQKGGVGKTTTAINLSACLAESRQRVLAVDFDPQGNETSGLGIEKSSIERTVYDLLVGECEIEECLITNVQENLDLLPSNVDLAGAEIELLEIENKETLLKTYLEKIKNHYDFIIIDCPPSLNLLTINALTAANTVLVPIQCEYYALEGLSQVLKTVNLVKKKLNPALEMEGVVFTMYDARTNLSLEVVESVKNNLNQNIYKTIIPRNVRLAEAPSHGMPINLYDSRSAGAESYRLLAAEVISRGEEI is encoded by the coding sequence ATGGGAAGAATCATTGCGATAGCAAACCAGAAGGGCGGAGTTGGTAAAACGACTACCGCGATTAATTTATCTGCTTGTCTGGCGGAATCAAGACAGCGGGTATTGGCTGTGGATTTTGATCCACAGGGAAACGAGACCAGCGGACTGGGAATCGAAAAAAGTTCCATTGAGCGAACGGTATACGATCTACTGGTAGGAGAGTGTGAAATTGAAGAATGTTTGATTACCAATGTTCAGGAAAACTTGGATCTACTTCCTTCTAATGTGGATTTAGCGGGAGCGGAAATCGAATTATTGGAAATTGAGAACAAGGAAACACTCCTCAAAACATATCTTGAAAAAATCAAGAATCACTATGATTTTATTATCATAGATTGTCCTCCGTCATTGAATCTATTGACAATTAATGCCTTAACAGCTGCAAACACCGTATTGGTACCAATTCAATGTGAATATTACGCGTTAGAGGGCTTAAGCCAGGTACTGAAAACGGTAAATCTGGTAAAAAAGAAACTGAATCCTGCTCTTGAAATGGAAGGTGTGGTTTTTACCATGTATGATGCCAGGACAAATCTGTCTCTGGAGGTTGTTGAGAGCGTTAAAAATAATTTAAACCAGAATATCTATAAAACCATTATACCCAGAAATGTCAGATTGGCAGAGGCTCCCAGCCATGGAATGCCGATTAATTTATATGATTCCAGATCAGCGGGAGCGGAGAGCTACCGGTTGCTGGCGGCAGAAGTAATAAGCAGAGGAGAAGAGATATAA
- the rsmG gene encoding 16S rRNA (guanine(527)-N(7))-methyltransferase RsmG: MTEAFEESLRKELNLLSIELKENQINQFYDYFQLLVEWNKFMNLTAITEMDEVITKHFVDSLSLIKAVEEIETKDYRIIDVGTGAGFPGIPLKIAFPELRITLMDSLNKRINFLNEGISRLGLEKIEAIHGRAEDLGRDPLHREQYDLCVSRAVANLSTLSEYCMPFAKVGGYFIPYKSGKIEEELGAAKHAIFLLGGSVKEVNTFLLPGTDVERSLVKIAKNNGTSKKYPRKAGLPSKEPLK; encoded by the coding sequence ATGACAGAAGCATTTGAAGAAAGTCTCCGGAAAGAATTGAATTTATTATCTATTGAATTAAAAGAAAATCAAATAAATCAATTTTATGATTATTTTCAATTATTAGTAGAGTGGAATAAATTTATGAATTTAACTGCAATTACAGAAATGGATGAAGTGATTACAAAACATTTCGTGGATAGCTTATCCCTGATAAAAGCAGTAGAGGAGATTGAAACAAAAGATTATAGGATCATTGACGTGGGAACGGGAGCTGGATTTCCTGGAATACCCTTAAAGATCGCATTTCCTGAATTAAGGATAACATTAATGGATTCCTTGAATAAAAGGATAAATTTTTTAAATGAAGGGATCAGTCGTTTGGGTCTTGAAAAAATAGAAGCCATCCACGGGAGAGCGGAAGACCTGGGAAGAGATCCTCTTCATCGGGAGCAGTATGATCTCTGCGTTTCCAGAGCAGTTGCTAATCTTAGCACATTATCTGAATACTGCATGCCTTTTGCAAAGGTTGGAGGGTATTTTATTCCATATAAGTCCGGAAAGATAGAGGAAGAGCTGGGAGCGGCAAAGCATGCCATATTTTTATTAGGTGGAAGTGTAAAAGAAGTAAACACCTTTTTATTGCCAGGAACTGACGTGGAACGATCATTGGTTAAAATAGCCAAGAATAATGGCACCTCTAAGAAATATCCAAGAAAAGCAGGTTTACCATCAAAGGAACCGTTAAAATAA
- a CDS encoding DUF4446 family protein: protein MDNSILNQLPVDPAFLIIGLAVITMILLIVVIICLVQMRKLYRRYDYFMRGKDAETLEEIIMEQMEDIAELKAEDRANKDSLRNTNKNYRSALQKFGLVKYNAFKGMGGNLSFAMAILDYTNSGFVLNSVHSREGCYVYIKEVERGETDVLLGSEEKDALEQALGYHS, encoded by the coding sequence ATGGACAACAGTATATTAAATCAGTTGCCGGTTGACCCTGCTTTTTTAATCATTGGATTAGCTGTAATTACCATGATATTACTGATCGTTGTAATCATATGTCTGGTTCAGATGAGAAAGCTGTATCGCAGATACGACTATTTTATGAGGGGGAAGGATGCAGAAACCCTGGAAGAGATAATTATGGAGCAGATGGAAGATATTGCGGAATTAAAAGCAGAAGACCGCGCAAATAAGGATTCTCTTCGAAATACCAATAAGAATTACAGAAGTGCTCTTCAGAAATTCGGACTTGTAAAATACAATGCGTTTAAAGGCATGGGCGGAAACTTAAGTTTTGCAATGGCAATCCTCGATTATACAAATTCCGGTTTTGTTTTGAATTCTGTTCATAGCCGGGAAGGGTGCTATGTTTACATCAAGGAAGTGGAAAGAGGAGAAACAGATGTTTTGCTTGGAAGCGAAGAAAAGGATGCTTTGGAGCAGGCATTGGGATATCATTCATAA